A stretch of Vigna angularis cultivar LongXiaoDou No.4 chromosome 4, ASM1680809v1, whole genome shotgun sequence DNA encodes these proteins:
- the LOC108341314 gene encoding protein ASPARTIC PROTEASE IN GUARD CELL 1, translating to MPRNAVTAPLLRNPELDTFYYLGLKGISVGGETLPVPESSFAVDATGGGGIIVDSGTAVTRLRSEVYDALRDAFVRGAQGLPKANSVSLFDTCYDLSSRNTVEVPTVSFHFPEGRELPLPAKNYLIPVDSVGTFCFAFAPTSSLSIIGNVQQQGTRVGFDIGNSLVGFSANSC from the coding sequence ATGCCGCGCAACGCTGTCACCGCGCCGCTTTTGCGGAACCCCGAGCTCGACACGTTCTATTACCTCGGTTTGAAAGGAATCAGCGTTGGTGGAGAGACTCTACCGGTACCTGAGTCGAGCTTTGCTGTCGATGCCACCGGAGGAGGCGGCATCATTGTCGATTCCGGCACGGCCGTGACACGGCTACGGAGCGAGGTGTACGACGCGCTCCGCGACGCGTTCGTGAGGGGGGCGCAGGGGTTGCCGAAGGCGAACAGTGTGTCGTTGTTCGACACGTGCTACGACTTGTCATCGAGGAACACTGTGGAGGTGCCGACAGTGTCGTTTCATTTTCCTGAGGGGAGGGAGTTACCGTTACCGGCGAAGAATTACCTGATACCGGTTGACTCGGTTGGGACATTTTGCTTCGCGTTTGCACCAACGTCGTCGTTGTCAATCATTGGGAACGTGCAGCAACAAGGGACACGTGTCGGTTTCGATATCGGTAACTCGCTCGTTGGATTCTCTGCCAACAGCTGCTAA
- the LOC108346649 gene encoding uncharacterized protein LOC108346649: MEEEQHTRDLIAQMQAQIQAHARTIQAQTHAQQEMQRRHAEEITMLRAERGRVERSTQHSESTADRGNNQHNDNAGSRNQQPSRHTDPNDRGRREPSPLRTDRPSSLLPFTAIVMQAPMPEKNPPVLDKYDGSTDPDNHLRIFTNAMVFYTDSDPVMCRAFSLSLMDEALEWYNTLPPNTVDCFATVENLFKRQYASNRNQEVTPAELVNTKQEKGETLKAFMKRYMETARRVKEVSQSFIITTLPSCLKPGYFAEKLYARPPKTMEELQERIAEFIRMEDMRISQRKRQQETEASGGRKDGKRPFDNNGKSGEFSRTFKFNHYTPLNTPRAKVLEEALNAELLTLQTKPSPRYADERKRCHFHQNRGHTTEECITLKNEIERLVRAGHLRKYIQEARRGPERAYRKNERRRDYSRTPARHRERSVRGVIN, from the coding sequence atggaggAAGAGCAACACACCAGAGATTTGATAGCGCAGATGCAGGCGCAAATACAGGCACATGCCAGAACCATACAAGCACAAACGCACGCACAACAGGAGATGCAGCGACGACACGCAGAGGAAATTACAATGTTGAGAGCAGAACGAGGTCGTGTCGAGCGGTCAACTCAACACTCGGAGTCCACAGCCGATCGGGGTAACAACCAACACAATGATAACGCTGGAAGTCGTAATCAGCAGCCATCTCGGCATACTGACCCGAACGATCGGGGAAGAAGGGAACCGTCCCCCTTACGAACCGATCGGCCCTCCAGTCTGCTCCCTTTCACTGCGATCGTCATGCAAGCTCCAATGCCGGAGAAGAACCCTCCTGTATTGGATAAGTACGATGGCTCGACAGACCCCGACAATCATCTCAGGATTTTCACCAATGCAATGGTGTTCTACACGGACAGTGATCCGGTTATGTGCAGAGCCTTCTCCTTATCACTCATGGACGAAGCATTAGAGTGGTATAACACTCTTCCCCCAAacacagtggattgcttcgccACTGTGGAAAATCTTTTTAAAAGGCAATACGCCTCCAATCGTAATCAGGAAGTAACGCCAGCAGAATTGGTAAATACTAAGCAGGAAAAGggagaaactttgaaggcctttatgaaaaggtatatGGAAACTGCACGACGAGTCAAAGAGGTAAGTCAATCTTTTATCATCACCACTTTGCCTTCCTGTCTAAAACCAGGGTACTTTGCTGAGAAGTTGTATGCGCGACCCCCAAAAACAATGGAGGAGCTCCAAGAACGGATAGCCGAATTCATCCGCATGGAGGACATGCGAATTTCACAAAGAAAGCGACAACAAGAAACTGAGGCAAGTGGAGGTAGAAAGGACGGTAAACGACCGTTCGACAATAATGGTAAAAGCGGGGAGTTTTCCcgaacatttaaatttaatcattatacACCCCTCAACACACCTAGGGCAAAAGTTCTTGAAGAAGCTCTAAACGCTGAACTTCTCACACTCCAAACGAAACCATCTCCAAGATACGCAGATGAAAGGAAGCGCTGTCATTTTCATCAGAATCGTGGACATACTACAGAAGAATGCATTACGCTCAAAAACGAAATAGAACGTCTCGTTCGGGCAGGACACCTCCGTAAGTACATACAGGAAGCAAGAAGAGGTCCCGAACGAGCGTATCGGAAGAACGAACGAAGGCGAGACTATAGTCGTACTCCTGCTCGCCATCGTGAACGATCGGTTCGCGGAGTTATAAACTGA